In Reichenbachiella agarivorans, one genomic interval encodes:
- the gyrB gene encoding DNA topoisomerase (ATP-hydrolyzing) subunit B, with translation MSEENKKPNGEYSASNITVLEGLEAVRKRPAMYIGDVGIKGLHHMIWEVVDNSIDEALAGHCDTIHVTIKPDNSIFVTDNGRGIPTDYHEKEKKSALEVVMTVLHAGGKFDKDTYKVSGGLHGVGVSCVNALSTMLEVTVHRQGKIFQQEYSCGIPKYPVKEIGTTDITGTHVHFMPDNSIFTVSEYKYETVATRLRELSFLNSGITIHLTDERETEDDGNFKSDTFHSEGGLVEFVEYLDSSREKLIPTPIYMEGEKGGIPVQVALTYNTSYSENVVSYVNNINTIEGGTHVAGFRRALTRTLKTYADKSGMLDKIKIDITGDDFREGLTAIISIKVAEPQFEGQTKTKLGNNDAMGAVDTSVSDILNTFLEENPKEARMIVQKVILAAQARNAARKAREMVQRKNVLSGTGLPGKLADCSERDPAQCELYLVEGDSAGGSAKQGRDRKFQAILPLRGKILNVEKAQEHRIYDNEEIKNMITALGVKFGTDDDPKALNMEKLRYHKIIIMTDADIDGSHIRTLILTFFFRYMKSLIDNGYLYIALPPLYLLKKGKQERYAWSEDDRARVAKELAGDGKEDSVGLQRYKGLGEMNPEQLWTTTMNPEFRSLKQVTIESAAEADHLFSVLMGDEVAPRRDFIEKNAKYAKVDV, from the coding sequence ATGAGCGAAGAAAATAAAAAACCAAACGGAGAATACTCAGCTAGTAATATCACAGTTCTAGAAGGACTTGAGGCAGTACGCAAAAGACCTGCCATGTACATCGGAGACGTTGGAATCAAAGGTCTTCACCACATGATTTGGGAAGTAGTCGATAACTCAATCGACGAGGCACTTGCCGGACATTGCGACACGATCCATGTCACCATCAAACCAGACAACTCGATTTTCGTCACTGACAATGGTCGAGGTATCCCAACCGACTACCACGAAAAAGAAAAAAAATCAGCACTAGAAGTCGTCATGACTGTCTTGCACGCTGGAGGTAAATTTGATAAGGACACTTATAAAGTATCAGGTGGATTGCACGGTGTGGGTGTATCTTGTGTAAATGCACTCTCTACGATGCTGGAGGTAACCGTACACCGTCAGGGCAAAATTTTCCAACAAGAATACTCATGCGGTATTCCCAAATATCCTGTCAAGGAGATCGGTACCACTGACATCACGGGTACACATGTACACTTCATGCCCGACAACAGCATTTTCACTGTCAGCGAATACAAGTACGAAACCGTAGCTACCCGACTCAGAGAACTTTCATTCCTCAACTCAGGCATCACCATTCACCTCACAGATGAGAGGGAAACCGAAGATGATGGAAACTTCAAAAGTGACACCTTCCACTCTGAAGGAGGACTGGTAGAGTTCGTAGAATACCTCGATAGCTCAAGAGAAAAATTGATCCCTACTCCCATCTATATGGAAGGAGAAAAAGGCGGGATTCCAGTTCAAGTGGCCTTGACATACAACACTTCCTATTCTGAAAATGTGGTTTCTTATGTCAACAACATCAATACGATCGAAGGTGGTACGCACGTAGCGGGTTTCAGACGAGCCCTCACCCGTACACTCAAGACCTATGCAGACAAGTCTGGCATGCTGGACAAGATCAAAATTGACATCACTGGAGACGACTTTAGAGAAGGTTTGACCGCCATTATATCCATCAAAGTCGCTGAACCCCAATTCGAAGGACAAACCAAAACCAAACTAGGCAACAACGACGCAATGGGTGCTGTCGATACGAGTGTGAGTGACATTTTGAATACTTTCTTGGAGGAAAACCCAAAAGAAGCCAGAATGATTGTTCAGAAAGTCATCTTGGCTGCCCAGGCAAGAAACGCAGCTCGAAAGGCCCGTGAAATGGTACAGAGAAAGAATGTACTATCAGGTACTGGACTACCAGGCAAATTGGCCGATTGTTCAGAAAGAGACCCTGCACAATGTGAATTGTATTTGGTTGAGGGAGATTCGGCGGGTGGATCTGCCAAGCAAGGTAGAGACAGAAAATTCCAAGCCATCCTGCCACTGAGAGGTAAAATCCTCAATGTAGAAAAAGCGCAAGAACACAGAATCTACGACAATGAAGAAATCAAGAACATGATCACTGCACTCGGGGTGAAATTCGGCACGGACGATGACCCAAAGGCATTGAACATGGAGAAACTGAGGTACCACAAAATCATCATCATGACGGATGCGGATATTGACGGTAGCCACATCCGAACCCTAATTCTGACATTCTTCTTTAGATACATGAAATCATTGATTGACAATGGTTATCTATATATTGCGCTCCCTCCTCTTTACTTGTTGAAGAAAGGAAAGCAAGAAAGGTATGCTTGGTCTGAAGATGACAGAGCCAGAGTAGCCAAAGAGCTAGCCGGAGATGGCAAAGAAGACAGCGTTGGGTTACAGCGCTACAAAGGTCTTGGAGAAATGAACCCCGAGCAGCTATGGACTACTACGATGAATCCTGAGTTCAGAAGTTTGAAGCAAGTAACCATCGAGTCAGCCGCAGAAGCGGATCATTTATTCTCCGTGTTGATGGGTGATGAGGTAGCTCCTCGACGAGACTTCATAGAGAAAAATGCTAAATACGCGAAGGTAGACGTATAA
- the murB gene encoding UDP-N-acetylmuramate dehydrogenase codes for MPIITEGFSLKNHNTFGLDVSAKWFAEVHTEQELQEAILWAKEREVDLFLLGGGSNVLLTQDLDCLVVINAIKGITVLSQDENQVLVRAAAGEIWHDLVVHCIHEEWGGIENMSLIPGTVGAAPMQNIGAYGVEIKDVFVSLTALHRETLETKVFSKDECQFGYRESVFKRDLKGQYIITSVTLRLSKKPVVNTTYGAITEVLDSKGIAEPSIKDVSEAVIDIRRSKLPDPKQIGNSGSFFKNPVITVTQFSELKKQYQIPGYPQEDGQVKVPAGWLIEQAGWKGKRLGNIGVHDKQALVLVNHGGGEGSAIYQLAMDIQASVQSQFGIEILPEVNVL; via the coding sequence ATGCCAATCATCACTGAGGGTTTTTCTCTTAAAAACCATAATACATTTGGCTTGGATGTAAGCGCCAAATGGTTTGCGGAAGTACATACTGAACAGGAGCTCCAGGAAGCAATTCTTTGGGCGAAAGAAAGGGAGGTTGACCTGTTTCTGCTAGGCGGAGGATCCAATGTGTTGTTGACACAGGATTTGGATTGTTTGGTCGTGATCAATGCCATCAAAGGCATAACAGTCTTGTCGCAAGATGAAAACCAGGTGCTAGTCCGTGCGGCGGCAGGTGAGATTTGGCATGATTTGGTCGTGCATTGTATTCATGAAGAATGGGGGGGGATTGAAAATATGTCTTTGATCCCTGGTACCGTAGGGGCAGCACCGATGCAGAATATTGGAGCGTATGGCGTAGAAATCAAGGACGTCTTTGTCTCCTTGACTGCCTTGCACCGTGAGACTTTGGAGACCAAAGTTTTTAGCAAAGACGAATGTCAGTTTGGATACAGGGAAAGTGTGTTTAAGCGGGATTTGAAAGGACAATACATCATTACCTCGGTCACGCTACGTCTCTCTAAAAAACCAGTGGTCAATACCACGTATGGTGCGATTACTGAAGTGCTAGATAGCAAAGGCATAGCCGAACCTTCGATCAAAGATGTAAGCGAAGCTGTGATAGACATTAGGAGGTCAAAACTGCCAGACCCCAAACAGATCGGCAATTCTGGAAGCTTTTTTAAAAACCCAGTGATCACTGTTACTCAATTTTCTGAATTGAAAAAACAATATCAAATCCCTGGTTATCCACAAGAAGACGGTCAGGTCAAAGTCCCAGCGGGTTGGTTGATCGAACAGGCTGGTTGGAAAGGTAAGCGTCTGGGTAACATTGGTGTGCATGACAAACAAGCCTTGGTGCTTGTCAACCATGGAGGTGGAGAGGGGAGTGCAATCTATCAACTGGCCATGGATATACAAGCTTCCGTCCAATCCCAATTCGGAATCGAAATACTGCCTGAAGTGAATGTGTTGTAG
- a CDS encoding 3'-5' exonuclease: protein MELKLKNALAIFDLETTGTSISLDRIVEISIVKILPNNEEIIKTLRINPEIPIPLESSMIHGIYDKDVQDAPTFKSVAKELSVFLSGADLGGFNCLKFDIPLLVEEFSRAGVDFDTSNRKFVDAQKIFHMMEKRTLTAAYKFYCNKVLEGAHGAEADTLATTAVIKAQVERYQGQEVIDPMGNKIGVLENSIDSLHQLSASNMVDLAGRFVFNQDGVEVFNFGKHKNKPVEEILKVESGYYDWMMKGDFPMDTKRKLTQIKLRGFNSR from the coding sequence ATGGAACTCAAATTAAAAAATGCACTAGCGATATTTGATCTCGAAACTACAGGCACAAGTATCTCACTGGATCGAATCGTAGAAATATCAATCGTCAAAATACTCCCCAACAATGAAGAGATCATCAAAACACTCCGGATCAATCCTGAGATTCCGATCCCTCTGGAATCGAGCATGATCCATGGCATCTACGACAAAGACGTCCAAGATGCACCTACCTTTAAATCTGTAGCTAAGGAGTTGTCTGTTTTTTTAAGTGGGGCAGATCTTGGAGGATTCAATTGTCTCAAATTTGATATCCCGTTGCTGGTGGAAGAATTTTCAAGAGCTGGGGTGGATTTTGATACCTCCAACAGGAAATTCGTCGATGCACAAAAGATCTTCCACATGATGGAAAAACGTACCTTGACTGCTGCGTACAAATTCTACTGCAACAAGGTGCTAGAAGGTGCTCATGGCGCAGAAGCAGACACACTTGCCACCACCGCCGTAATCAAAGCGCAGGTAGAAAGATACCAAGGCCAAGAAGTAATCGATCCTATGGGAAACAAAATCGGTGTGCTTGAAAACAGCATTGATAGCCTCCACCAGCTATCAGCTTCCAACATGGTTGATCTAGCAGGTAGATTTGTATTCAACCAAGATGGTGTAGAGGTGTTCAACTTTGGCAAGCACAAAAACAAACCTGTAGAAGAAATCCTCAAAGTAGAGTCAGGATACTACGACTGGATGATGAAGGGGGACTTCCCTATGGACACCAAACGAAAACTGACCCAAATCAAACTGAGAGGGTTTAATTCTCGATGA
- a CDS encoding UDP-N-acetylmuramate--L-alanine ligase yields MNNNFQNVHLIAIGGAVMSSLAIALKNKGLNITGSDDKIYDPALSNLKVNNLLPASEGWDENNIHSGLDAIIVGMHAKFDNPELKKAQELGLKILSYPEFIRSQSENKQRIVIAGSHGKTTITGMIIHVLKYFHKPVDYLIGAKIKGLDNPIHLSDAPVIIIEGDEYFSSPLDQSPKFLKYEHHIALISGTEWDHINVYPTINSYIEQFELLADSSPKAGSIVYCEDDRMAVLIGSKERDDVKCIPYKTPKYTVKNGQFFLKDEYPLQVFGKHNMQNIDGARKVLDLLGITKEQFFEAIQSYEGADKRNNLIKSNAQTAVYSDFAHAPSKLKATVQGLKELYPDRRLTACFELHTFSSLNKEFLPNYAGKMDEADEAIIYFDKKNLAAKNYPTDLSEEDLKGFFKNKKLKVFSESSELKSYLESQNWSNHNLLMMSSGNFGAMDLKQLADKIIA; encoded by the coding sequence ATGAACAATAACTTCCAAAACGTACACCTCATTGCTATTGGTGGAGCTGTCATGAGCAGCTTGGCTATTGCACTCAAAAATAAAGGTCTGAATATCACTGGCTCGGATGACAAAATCTACGATCCTGCGTTATCCAACTTGAAGGTGAACAACCTATTACCCGCATCTGAAGGATGGGATGAAAACAACATACACAGTGGATTGGATGCGATCATTGTCGGCATGCATGCCAAATTTGACAACCCTGAACTAAAAAAAGCCCAAGAATTAGGACTCAAAATATTATCCTATCCAGAGTTTATTCGCTCACAAAGCGAAAACAAACAAAGAATAGTGATCGCAGGCAGTCATGGCAAAACAACCATTACTGGCATGATCATTCATGTTCTCAAATATTTTCACAAACCTGTAGACTATCTGATAGGTGCCAAAATCAAAGGATTGGACAATCCCATTCACTTGTCTGATGCACCCGTCATCATCATTGAGGGAGACGAATACTTTAGTTCACCGCTTGATCAATCACCCAAGTTCCTCAAATACGAGCACCATATCGCACTCATTAGCGGTACAGAATGGGACCATATCAATGTTTACCCTACTATCAATAGCTACATCGAGCAATTCGAACTCTTGGCTGATAGTTCGCCAAAGGCAGGGTCTATCGTGTACTGTGAAGATGACCGCATGGCCGTATTGATAGGTAGCAAGGAGCGTGACGATGTAAAATGCATCCCTTATAAGACGCCAAAGTACACCGTAAAGAATGGTCAGTTCTTTCTCAAAGATGAGTATCCACTACAGGTATTTGGCAAGCACAATATGCAAAACATAGATGGCGCGAGAAAAGTCCTAGACCTACTAGGGATCACCAAAGAACAATTTTTTGAGGCGATACAGTCGTATGAAGGCGCAGACAAAAGAAACAACCTCATCAAATCAAATGCACAGACGGCGGTTTATTCTGACTTTGCACATGCACCGTCCAAACTAAAGGCTACCGTACAGGGCTTAAAGGAACTTTATCCTGACCGCAGATTGACTGCATGCTTTGAATTGCATACTTTCAGCAGTCTCAACAAGGAATTTCTACCTAACTATGCTGGCAAAATGGATGAAGCAGATGAAGCAATCATCTATTTCGACAAGAAAAATCTAGCGGCTAAAAATTACCCCACAGATCTCTCAGAGGAAGATTTGAAAGGTTTTTTTAAGAACAAAAAACTGAAAGTATTTTCAGAGTCCTCTGAATTAAAATCTTATTTAGAATCACAAAATTGGTCTAATCACAACTTGTTGATGATGAGTTCTGGCAATTTTGGAGCGATGGATTTGAAGCAATTGGCTGACAAAATCATAGCGTAA
- the dnaB gene encoding replicative DNA helicase has protein sequence MDIKGSEATTDRGNKRDRGMTRKKAGLSELSVQMGKIPPQATDLEETVLGALMLEKDAVTAVIDILKPESFYKDAHAKIYEAIVQLFNKSEPVDLMTVTMQLRKNGTLEMAGGAYQVAELTNKVNSAANIEYHARIITEQSIKRELIRISSEIQSDAFEDTQDVFELLDRTEQALFEISESHIKKNYSGMQQLMHEAILQIESRKDHQDGLTGVPTGMTDLDRVTAGWQPSDLVIIAARPGMGKTAFVVSAMRNAAVDFGEAVAIFSLEMSSIQLVNRLISAEAELESDKIKKGNLADHEWEQLVHKTAKLTEAPIFIDDTPGLSILELRAKCRRLKAQHDIKLIVIDYLQLMSGDSSKGGGGSGNREQEIASISRALKGIAKELNVPVIALSQLSRAVETRGGDKRPQLSDLRESGSIEQDADMVMFLYRPEYYNITEDEDGMPTAGTGEVIIAKHRNGSLENVKLKFIGRFTKFANLDSSYPRGDYSGFPDASGASSFDSAPSTMTFQSKANDEPASGNDPAPF, from the coding sequence ATGGATATAAAAGGATCAGAAGCGACCACAGACAGAGGGAACAAAAGAGACCGTGGCATGACTCGAAAAAAGGCAGGACTCAGTGAACTTTCCGTTCAGATGGGTAAAATCCCACCGCAAGCGACTGATCTAGAAGAGACTGTTTTGGGGGCATTGATGCTCGAAAAGGATGCTGTCACAGCAGTGATTGATATTTTGAAGCCAGAGAGTTTTTACAAAGACGCTCATGCCAAAATCTATGAGGCCATTGTTCAGTTGTTTAACAAGTCTGAGCCCGTAGATTTGATGACTGTCACCATGCAGTTGAGAAAGAATGGTACGCTGGAGATGGCAGGGGGTGCCTATCAGGTGGCAGAACTCACCAATAAAGTCAACTCTGCTGCCAATATTGAGTACCATGCCCGTATCATCACCGAGCAGTCTATCAAGAGAGAATTGATCAGAATCTCTTCTGAAATCCAGTCAGATGCCTTTGAGGATACTCAGGACGTATTTGAGCTCTTGGATCGGACAGAGCAGGCTTTGTTTGAGATTTCCGAATCCCATATCAAGAAGAACTATTCGGGAATGCAGCAGTTGATGCATGAGGCAATTCTGCAGATTGAATCACGAAAAGATCATCAGGATGGTTTGACTGGCGTACCTACGGGTATGACCGATCTAGATCGTGTGACTGCAGGATGGCAACCCTCGGATTTGGTCATCATTGCGGCGAGACCAGGTATGGGTAAGACTGCCTTTGTCGTCTCCGCGATGCGCAACGCAGCAGTAGATTTTGGAGAAGCAGTGGCGATTTTCTCTCTAGAGATGTCTTCCATCCAGCTGGTCAATAGATTAATCTCTGCAGAGGCAGAACTAGAAAGTGACAAGATCAAGAAGGGCAACCTCGCCGATCACGAATGGGAACAATTGGTTCACAAGACAGCAAAACTGACCGAGGCACCTATATTTATAGATGATACACCAGGTCTAAGCATTTTGGAGTTGAGAGCCAAATGCCGACGACTCAAAGCACAGCATGATATCAAATTGATTGTTATCGATTATCTACAACTCATGTCTGGAGACAGCTCCAAAGGTGGTGGCGGATCAGGCAACAGGGAGCAGGAGATTGCATCTATTTCGCGAGCCCTCAAAGGGATCGCCAAAGAGCTGAATGTACCAGTGATAGCTCTGTCGCAGTTGAGTAGAGCAGTGGAGACCAGAGGTGGAGACAAGCGCCCACAGCTCTCAGATTTGAGGGAATCGGGATCTATCGAGCAGGATGCAGATATGGTGATGTTCCTCTACCGACCGGAGTATTACAATATCACCGAGGATGAGGATGGTATGCCAACTGCAGGTACGGGTGAAGTCATCATTGCCAAGCATAGAAATGGCTCGCTAGAAAATGTAAAACTCAAATTTATCGGTCGCTTTACCAAATTTGCCAATTTGGATAGCTCATACCCAAGAGGAGACTATAGCGGATTCCCAGATGCCAGTGGTGCATCCAGTTTTGATTCAGCACCGAGCACGATGACCTTCCAGTCCAAAGCCAACGATGAGCCTGCCTCTGGTAATGATCCTGCACCATTTTAA
- a CDS encoding OmpA family protein, whose amino-acid sequence MQKMYFVLLASYLLSARGYAQNMVINPSFEEIWDCPFSMNQLEYVKSWFPFGTADPSPDFFHGCAKDGFMGIPENMFGQQEAHSGESYIGLICYLTSKSGKGWRVPANHREFVMVQLTKPLVAGHQYYGEFWINLADACEFSINSIGMYFTRDLPHFDWQAMDLGYYKPQINSDPSVSLHDNKGWTKVSGTFTAKGDELALTIGTFRPDSELDPKKTKREFISGRDKNLPKHLQPMISYYFIDDVKVIPLDPNESIFPDPIALAPIEEEYFGPAEVGNTFTLQNIYFEFEKATLLRSSLLELKRLNTYLEKYPRVKIQVEGHTDNVGSQGFNDQLSTDRAKAVVDYLVANGISKFRLEYKGYGSHRPIVPNDTPQNRALNRRVEFLILEN is encoded by the coding sequence ATGCAAAAAATGTATTTCGTCTTGCTGGCAAGCTACCTTCTCTCCGCCCGAGGATACGCTCAAAACATGGTCATCAACCCTAGTTTCGAGGAAATTTGGGATTGTCCCTTTTCTATGAACCAACTGGAGTATGTCAAATCATGGTTTCCCTTCGGAACGGCAGACCCTTCTCCCGACTTCTTTCATGGCTGTGCCAAGGACGGATTTATGGGGATACCCGAAAATATGTTTGGCCAACAAGAAGCTCACAGTGGTGAATCCTACATTGGCTTGATCTGCTACTTGACCTCCAAGAGTGGAAAGGGCTGGCGTGTACCTGCCAACCACCGCGAATTCGTCATGGTACAGCTCACCAAGCCTCTGGTAGCAGGACATCAGTACTATGGCGAGTTTTGGATCAATCTTGCCGATGCCTGTGAGTTCTCGATCAACAGCATCGGGATGTATTTTACACGAGACTTGCCTCATTTTGACTGGCAAGCCATGGATCTCGGCTACTACAAACCACAAATCAACAGTGACCCATCTGTCTCTCTACATGACAACAAGGGATGGACCAAAGTATCAGGAACCTTCACTGCCAAAGGAGACGAACTGGCTTTGACCATAGGCACCTTTCGACCAGATTCTGAATTAGATCCAAAGAAAACCAAAAGAGAATTCATCTCAGGCAGAGATAAGAATCTCCCCAAACATCTGCAACCGATGATTTCTTACTATTTCATCGATGATGTCAAAGTGATCCCTCTCGACCCCAACGAATCTATATTCCCTGACCCTATTGCACTAGCCCCTATCGAAGAGGAGTACTTTGGCCCTGCCGAAGTAGGCAATACCTTTACGTTGCAAAATATCTATTTCGAATTTGAAAAAGCCACTTTGCTGAGGAGTTCACTATTGGAACTCAAGAGACTGAACACCTACTTAGAAAAATATCCGAGGGTCAAGATTCAAGTCGAAGGCCACACCGACAATGTCGGTTCACAAGGATTCAATGACCAGTTGTCAACAGACCGAGCCAAGGCAGTGGTTGACTACCTAGTCGCCAATGGCATCAGCAAGTTTCGTCTAGAATACAAAGGCTATGGCAGCCACCGTCCCATCGTCCCCAACGACACCCCACAAAACCGCGCACTAAACAGGAGAGTAGAATTCTTGATATTGGAGAATTGA
- a CDS encoding DUF6048 family protein → MNRPCIYIFSGLLVLMLMVQTAIAQEEEEEMQEEQILISQQDSLIIKKMPVLSSVSVLFDYGKLVGLVLDTESKYEIGGQVEFLNKLVVIGEYGIATLNPRGSYVNAAYVSEGSYYRVGLGYKIDMNEKNNFIFSLRYGSSTYSDQGEIQIHSASGIYDPLVQSFDRDDITAYWYEAVMSSEKRVWKGLYAGFHLRLRVMGDYDDQLPLDVFSIPGYGRTFDKTVPAFNLYIKYSLERF, encoded by the coding sequence TTGAATCGACCTTGTATATATATTTTTAGTGGATTGCTGGTCTTGATGCTGATGGTTCAGACGGCTATTGCACAAGAAGAAGAGGAAGAAATGCAAGAAGAGCAGATCCTGATCAGTCAGCAGGATAGTCTCATCATCAAGAAGATGCCTGTGCTGTCTAGCGTGTCTGTGTTGTTCGACTATGGCAAATTGGTCGGGCTGGTACTAGATACTGAGTCCAAATATGAGATCGGAGGCCAGGTAGAGTTTTTGAATAAACTGGTCGTGATTGGAGAGTATGGTATAGCCACGCTCAACCCCAGAGGATCCTATGTCAATGCTGCGTATGTTTCTGAAGGCAGTTACTACAGGGTAGGCCTGGGCTATAAGATTGACATGAATGAAAAGAATAATTTCATCTTCAGTTTGAGATATGGCAGTTCTACCTATTCTGATCAAGGGGAGATTCAAATTCATAGTGCTTCTGGAATCTATGATCCTTTGGTTCAGTCTTTTGATAGGGACGATATTACAGCCTATTGGTACGAGGCAGTGATGAGTTCTGAAAAGCGTGTTTGGAAGGGGTTGTATGCTGGGTTTCATTTGCGTTTGAGGGTGATGGGGGACTATGATGATCAATTGCCTCTGGATGTCTTTTCCATCCCTGGATATGGGCGTACATTTGACAAAACGGTACCTGCCTTCAACCTGTACATCAAGTATTCTCTAGAGAGATTCTAA
- the guaA gene encoding glutamine-hydrolyzing GMP synthase, protein MAEKIIILDFGSQYTQLIARRVRELNVYCEIHPFSKIPEFDEDVKGLILSGSPCSVRQEGNPDIDLDSLIGKLPILGVCYGAQLIAHKSGGEILPSEIREYGRANLSKVDTHSELLKEVNIGSQVWMSHGDTILKVPAGYEIIASTDSVNVAAFQSTQHPVWAIQFHPEVTHSEDGKKLLRNFVVHICQCSQDWTPDVFVESTVEGLKAQLGDDQVVLGLSGGVDSSVAAMLIHKAIGKNLHCIFVDNGLLRKNEFEQVLESYKGMGLNVKGVNASQEFYAALAGLTDPEDKRKAIGRVFIEVFDKEAHAIQNVKWLGQGTIYPDVIESVSVNGPSVTIKSHHNVGGLPEKMKMKVVEPLNTLFKDEVRRVGRSLEIDEAILGRHPFPGPGLGIRILGDITAEKVQILQEVDHYFIKGLKDAGLYDDVWQAGAMLLPVQSVGVMGDERTYERVVALRAVSSVDGMTADWCHLPYEFLAKVSNDIINRVKGVNRVVYDISSKPPATIEWE, encoded by the coding sequence ATGGCAGAAAAGATCATCATTCTCGATTTTGGTTCTCAATACACCCAGTTGATCGCAAGACGCGTCAGAGAGCTAAATGTATATTGTGAAATACACCCTTTTAGTAAAATTCCTGAATTTGACGAAGATGTCAAAGGCTTGATATTGTCTGGTAGCCCTTGCTCTGTGAGACAAGAAGGCAATCCTGATATCGATTTGGATTCATTGATAGGCAAGCTACCAATACTGGGAGTTTGCTATGGCGCACAGCTAATTGCTCATAAATCTGGCGGTGAGATATTGCCATCAGAAATAAGAGAGTACGGACGTGCCAACCTATCCAAGGTAGATACCCATAGTGAGTTGCTCAAGGAAGTGAACATTGGCTCGCAAGTATGGATGTCTCACGGTGATACAATCCTCAAAGTACCTGCAGGCTATGAAATCATTGCCAGTACGGACTCAGTGAATGTGGCAGCTTTCCAAAGCACACAGCACCCAGTATGGGCTATTCAATTTCATCCAGAAGTAACCCACTCAGAGGATGGTAAAAAGCTATTGAGAAATTTTGTAGTCCATATCTGTCAATGCAGCCAAGACTGGACGCCAGATGTTTTCGTGGAATCTACCGTAGAAGGGTTGAAGGCACAGTTGGGAGATGATCAGGTGGTCTTGGGATTGTCTGGGGGAGTGGATTCTTCTGTGGCAGCCATGTTGATCCACAAGGCAATAGGCAAGAACCTGCACTGCATCTTTGTTGACAATGGATTGCTGAGAAAGAATGAGTTTGAGCAAGTGCTAGAGTCGTACAAAGGCATGGGATTGAATGTCAAAGGAGTCAATGCATCTCAGGAATTTTATGCTGCATTGGCAGGGTTGACTGATCCTGAGGACAAAAGAAAAGCCATTGGTAGGGTATTCATCGAGGTGTTTGACAAAGAAGCTCACGCCATCCAAAATGTGAAGTGGTTGGGGCAAGGTACCATCTATCCAGATGTAATCGAATCGGTATCTGTCAACGGTCCATCTGTGACTATCAAGTCTCACCACAATGTTGGAGGGCTACCAGAAAAAATGAAAATGAAAGTCGTCGAACCTCTCAATACTTTGTTCAAGGATGAAGTGAGAAGAGTGGGGCGTTCTTTGGAAATCGACGAGGCGATATTGGGTAGACATCCTTTCCCAGGTCCAGGTTTAGGGATCAGAATATTAGGAGACATCACAGCAGAGAAAGTGCAGATACTTCAGGAGGTAGATCATTACTTTATCAAAGGTTTGAAAGACGCCGGTCTCTATGACGATGTGTGGCAAGCAGGGGCGATGCTATTGCCAGTACAATCGGTAGGAGTCATGGGTGATGAGAGGACTTATGAGCGAGTCGTGGCGTTGAGAGCTGTGAGCAGCGTAGATGGTATGACAGCCGATTGGTGTCACTTGCCTTACGAGTTTTTGGCCAAAGTTTCCAACGATATCATCAACAGAGTAAAAGGTGTTAACAGAGTGGTTTATGATATCAGTTCAAAACCACCTGCTACGATTGAGTGGGAGTAA
- a CDS encoding Hpt domain-containing protein → MNKADLPLPLDYSYLYEISDDDRDFIKDMLATVVKNTPGNIEEIIAAQTKKSWTEVARLVHKLKPSLLLLNIEMVSTHIRNLESNAKKQTDLDLLKTQIAELKEFCDLIVSEIKKDIEADAY, encoded by the coding sequence ATGAACAAAGCTGATTTACCCTTGCCGCTAGACTACTCCTACTTGTATGAAATCAGTGACGATGACAGGGATTTTATCAAAGACATGTTGGCAACAGTGGTCAAAAATACTCCAGGCAATATAGAGGAAATTATAGCTGCTCAGACAAAAAAAAGCTGGACTGAAGTGGCGCGATTGGTACACAAACTGAAGCCCTCGTTGCTCTTGTTAAACATCGAAATGGTCTCTACTCACATCAGGAATTTGGAGTCCAATGCTAAGAAACAAACTGATTTGGATTTGCTCAAAACGCAAATCGCAGAACTCAAAGAATTCTGCGACCTGATAGTTTCTGAAATAAAAAAAGACATCGAGGCTGATGCCTATTGA